A portion of the Chryseobacterium tructae genome contains these proteins:
- a CDS encoding electron transfer flavoprotein subunit beta/FixA family protein — translation MKILVCISSVPDTTSKINFTADKSAFDKNGIQWVINPLDEFALTKAVKLQESQGATVTVINVGDAATEPVIRKALAIGANDAVRVNLDPKDSFSTAKEIAAVAQNGGYDLILCGKESIDYNGGSVPGMVAQLLNLPFVNASVGLDVNGSEATAVREIEGGKETISVKLPAIIAGQKGLVDEKDLIIPNMRGIMSARTKPLQVVEPTSSEVKVQGVSYDSVPPRAAVKMVSPDNLDELVRLLHEEAKVI, via the coding sequence ATGAAAATATTAGTTTGTATTAGTAGTGTTCCGGATACTACTTCCAAAATTAACTTTACAGCAGATAAGTCTGCATTCGACAAAAACGGAATTCAGTGGGTAATCAATCCGCTAGATGAATTTGCGTTGACAAAAGCAGTTAAACTTCAGGAATCTCAGGGAGCAACAGTAACAGTAATCAACGTAGGAGATGCTGCTACAGAACCTGTAATCAGAAAAGCTTTAGCAATCGGTGCTAATGATGCCGTAAGAGTAAATCTTGATCCAAAGGATAGTTTTTCTACAGCAAAAGAAATTGCTGCTGTGGCTCAAAACGGAGGATATGATTTAATCCTTTGTGGTAAAGAATCTATCGATTATAACGGTGGTTCTGTACCTGGAATGGTTGCTCAATTATTGAACTTACCTTTCGTAAATGCATCTGTGGGATTAGATGTAAACGGAAGTGAAGCTACTGCAGTAAGAGAAATCGAAGGTGGAAAAGAAACTATTTCAGTTAAATTACCAGCAATTATTGCAGGTCAGAAAGGGTTGGTAGACGAAAAAGACCTTATCATTCCAAACATGAGAGGAATCATGTCTGCAAGAACAAAGCCTTTACAGGTAGTAGAGCCTACTTCTTCAGAAGTTAAAGTTCAGGGAGTATCTTATGACAGCGTTCCGCCAAGAGCAGCTGTGAAAATGGTTTCTCCGGACAATCTGGATGAATTGGTAAGATTGCTTCACGAAGAAGCTAAAGTGATCTAA
- a CDS encoding SDR family oxidoreductase encodes MSENKTAYITGGTKGIGLGIAKILLENGISVAFSGRKREDVMKAEEELRKYSDKVLGIVSDVRNLESETEAVQHIVEKFGRLDYVIANAGLGIFKPVDELSAEEWNDMIETNLTGVFYTLKASVEELKKTEGYYITISSLAGANFFENGTGYNASKFGVVGFTQAAMIDLRKYNIKSTVIMPGSVATYFNGNTPSEKDSWKIQPEDMGNLILDILKINPRVLPSKIEFRATQPGK; translated from the coding sequence ATGTCGGAAAACAAAACAGCATATATAACGGGAGGAACCAAAGGAATAGGGTTGGGGATTGCTAAGATTTTGCTTGAAAACGGAATCTCAGTAGCATTTTCAGGAAGAAAAAGAGAAGATGTAATGAAAGCCGAAGAAGAGCTTAGAAAGTATTCTGATAAAGTCTTAGGAATTGTATCTGATGTAAGAAATCTTGAGAGTGAAACAGAAGCCGTACAACATATCGTTGAAAAATTCGGTAGGCTCGATTACGTAATCGCTAATGCCGGACTGGGTATATTTAAACCCGTAGATGAATTGTCTGCCGAAGAATGGAATGATATGATAGAAACTAATCTTACAGGAGTTTTTTATACCTTAAAAGCCTCCGTAGAAGAGTTGAAAAAGACAGAAGGGTATTACATCACTATTTCAAGTCTTGCAGGGGCTAATTTCTTTGAAAATGGGACGGGATACAATGCCTCAAAATTTGGAGTAGTGGGTTTCACACAGGCCGCGATGATCGATTTGAGAAAGTATAATATCAAATCTACCGTAATCATGCCGGGTTCGGTTGCTACCTATTTTAATGGAAATACTCCTTCAGAAAAAGACAGTTGGAAGATTCAGCCTGAAGATATGGGGAATCTGATATTGGATATTTTAAAGATAAATCCAAGGGTTTTGCCTAGTAAAATTGAGTTTAGAGCAACACAGCCAGGGAAATAA
- a CDS encoding T9SS-dependent choice-of-anchor J family protein yields MVKNLFVLGLLGLSLNLVKAQTVVFQEGFNTGAGWSVIDRDADDENWGIYTGTATTDGWGFTGNFAGSASWLPAPVGALTPDNLLISPAITLPATGTLSLSFQVGSSDTQFFAEHYAAYVLPSTATAFTGTETPLIEGTVTAGRTAIAKTATIPSNLAGQSVKLYFRHFNSNDQNLLILDNVKITQTGSLGTAESKVSKVETSLYPNPATDVLNIKSKGKVNAVEIYDVSGRKVSADLDGDKVNVKNLNPGSYIISIETKEGKTTEKFIKK; encoded by the coding sequence ATGGTTAAAAATTTATTCGTTTTGGGATTATTAGGATTATCCCTAAATTTGGTTAAGGCGCAAACTGTAGTATTCCAAGAAGGGTTTAATACAGGAGCAGGTTGGTCAGTTATAGATAGAGACGCTGATGATGAAAACTGGGGTATTTATACAGGAACTGCAACTACTGATGGATGGGGATTCACTGGGAATTTTGCAGGTTCAGCATCATGGTTACCAGCGCCTGTAGGAGCATTGACTCCTGATAATTTATTAATTTCGCCAGCAATAACACTTCCTGCAACGGGGACTTTATCATTAAGTTTTCAAGTAGGATCTTCCGATACTCAGTTTTTTGCAGAGCATTATGCAGCGTATGTGTTACCAAGCACTGCGACAGCATTTACAGGTACTGAAACTCCTTTAATTGAAGGAACTGTAACAGCAGGTAGAACAGCAATCGCTAAAACAGCAACAATTCCTAGTAATTTGGCAGGACAAAGTGTAAAGCTATATTTTAGACACTTTAATAGTAATGATCAAAATCTTTTGATCCTGGATAACGTTAAAATTACACAAACAGGAAGCTTAGGAACTGCTGAAAGTAAAGTATCTAAGGTGGAGACTTCTCTATATCCTAATCCTGCAACTGATGTTCTTAACATTAAATCTAAAGGAAAGGTGAATGCAGTTGAAATCTATGATGTCAGTGGAAGAAAAGTATCTGCGGATTTGGATGGAGATAAAGTAAATGTTAAAAACTTGAATCCAGGAAGCTATATTATCAGCATTGAAACAAAAGAAGGTAAAACTACCGAGAAATTCATCAAAAAATAA